The nucleotide window CGCGCGAGGACATCCCGGTCAACCGTCGCATCGAGGCGCGCGTACAACAGGGCGTGTGTGAGCTGGAGGCGGGCCGCACCGACGCCGCCGAGGCCACGCTGCGCAAGGCCCTGTCCGCCTACGAGGCCCTGTCCGACAAGGACGAGGTGGACGACTACTTCCCCGCGCAGGCGCACTTCTTCGTGGGGGAGCTGTACCGGCTGGACTACGAGGACGTGAAGCTGGACCCCGCCAAGGGCGCGGACAAGCTGGCCGAGGACCTCAACTACAAGGCGGAGCTGCTCTTGTCCTCGCAGGGCCACTACCTGCGCTCCATCCGCGTGGGCAACGGCTACTGGGCCACCGCGTCGGGCTCGCGCATCGGCGCGATGTACGAGGACCTCTACGCGCAGATGGTGAGCTCGCCCGCCCCCGCGGAGCTCAACGCCGAGGAGGCCGTCGTCTACCGGCAGGAGCTGCGGAAGAAGATTCGAGTGCTGCTCACCAAGTCCATCAACATCTACGAGCGCACCCTGGAGACGGCCGAGCGCATCGGCTCGCAGAGCAGCTTCGTGGACCGCACGCGAGAGAGCCTCGCGAAGGTGAAGGCCCTGCTGCTGGCGGACGCGGAGGGCGAGCCTTTGCCCGAGCCTCCCGCGTCGAAGGACGAGCCCCACACGTGAGCCGCGACTGAAGTCGCCCGGAGGCCGCCCCACTGGGCAGCCCCGGGCCGGGCGGCGTAGCCTGGGGCCCTGCCATGGAGCCCCTCTTCACGCCCGAGCAGCTCGCGGAGATTCACGCCTACCACCTGCCCCACTACATCCGCGCGGCGGTGAACCCCTTCGCGCGGTTCGCCCTGCTGGCGCTGATGTTGGGCGTGCTGGTGCGGCCCTTCTTCCGCATGGCCACGGCGGCCGCGGCGGGGCTTGAGCGCCGCTTCGGCTTCCTGCGCACCGCGCCCGTCAGCCGCGCCTTCTTCAGCGCCATGGACCGGCTGTGGGGTGAGTCCGGCTGGGGCGCGGCCGTCATCTTCGCGCTGATGACGGACCTGTTCGTGAAGCTGGTCTACGCGCCGGTGGACATCTGGTTCGCGTACACGCTGGAGCAC belongs to Myxococcus fulvus and includes:
- a CDS encoding tetratricopeptide repeat protein, with the protein product MSVSRWGWVLALGLGVAGCRTTGAAGSSDTAQVAPAKQEIEFDAVTVTADLELDKLNDEELFAGGTSAFAANDFKQAARFFGRLVDFHPKSQHRRAALYNAGLAHQRLKEWEEAWLRFSELADAKAGQGDALDAAFRVAETQYHLERYDEAVALLSTLATREDIPVNRRIEARVQQGVCELEAGRTDAAEATLRKALSAYEALSDKDEVDDYFPAQAHFFVGELYRLDYEDVKLDPAKGADKLAEDLNYKAELLLSSQGHYLRSIRVGNGYWATASGSRIGAMYEDLYAQMVSSPAPAELNAEEAVVYRQELRKKIRVLLTKSINIYERTLETAERIGSQSSFVDRTRESLAKVKALLLADAEGEPLPEPPASKDEPHT